Proteins from a single region of Aneurinibacillus sp. REN35:
- a CDS encoding ComF family protein translates to MKVWRRFFEGLLDIVYPPMPLCIVCGQQVRQHTHSRADQLCEGNRVLCKMCEQQFAFISGVICSICGRPWSSEETCIDCIRRKEQPFLHSRSAVRYNDQMKQNMAQYKYRGDRKLGEVMAYLLWRAWRIHYDAMKVDMITYIPLHEERLYERTFNQAEEMAQLLGERVDVPVHGLLQRKKSTEKQSKKDRVMRLQAMRNVFVFANEDGVSLPECPVVVLVDDVYTTGTTIAEASCAIKKAMPDAQLYGLTVAR, encoded by the coding sequence ATGAAAGTGTGGCGGCGGTTCTTTGAAGGATTGTTAGATATCGTGTATCCACCCATGCCGCTCTGCATCGTATGCGGTCAGCAAGTTCGTCAGCATACACATTCCAGGGCAGATCAATTATGTGAAGGGAACAGGGTTCTTTGCAAGATGTGCGAGCAGCAATTCGCTTTCATCTCCGGTGTTATTTGCTCGATATGTGGACGTCCCTGGTCTTCAGAAGAGACATGTATTGACTGTATTCGTCGGAAGGAGCAGCCCTTTCTCCACTCCCGCAGCGCGGTTCGATACAATGACCAAATGAAGCAGAACATGGCGCAGTATAAATACCGGGGTGATCGCAAGCTAGGAGAAGTCATGGCCTATCTCCTATGGCGGGCTTGGCGTATACACTACGATGCGATGAAGGTGGACATGATTACGTATATTCCGCTGCATGAGGAACGCTTATATGAGCGAACATTTAACCAGGCAGAGGAGATGGCACAGCTATTAGGAGAGAGAGTGGATGTGCCGGTACACGGTCTTTTGCAGAGAAAAAAATCGACGGAGAAGCAGAGTAAAAAAGATCGGGTGATGCGTCTGCAGGCGATGCGAAATGTTTTTGTCTTTGCTAATGAGGATGGCGTATCTCTTCCGGAGTGTCCGGTTGTTGTTCTGGTGGACGATGTGTACACCACGGGTACGACCATCGCTGAAGCAAGCTGTGCGATCAAAAAGGCAATGCCTGACGCGCAGCTATACGGCTTGACAGTGGCGAGGTAG
- a CDS encoding helicase-related protein: protein MNDERLAHICRVLQGRALREEEVVHALKQHGIEAHQVAPLLGHLVAAQRITCMPAVRRAAGQEGEKGEERSFPFFHRLKNLIGMKQAEQITREGYVCSRCGADGENMHVVHCARCHGPCAYCRRCITMGRSSCCVNYYTFPSLQQSPASGRKISTMEALHAYPQLTEAQRMAASEMLSFYERDDAGEFLVWAVCGAGKTEVMFPLLHYLLAGGRRVLWATPRRDVVLELAPRLRRAFPSYPLAVLHGKTPAEEKWSPAGFALATTHQSLRFYRWFDAVIIDEVDAYPYTADEMLSFAVQRARTLPGKTIYLTATPRSDYQKRMQKPSSHKAFLPHVKIPVRYHGHLLPEPGMCRERKLNDRLNAKKPIATLLSFLDYVEKENVPAFIFAAAIRQLPILYQYILIQRANWQEKIAAVHASDPKREEKVMKLREGKLQILLTTTIMERGVTLPGIQVLVYQADAPVFDESALVQIAGRAGRSAAAPDGQVIFMAEEVTDAMKAACRQIREMNRLAHRQGYIQ, encoded by the coding sequence ATGAACGATGAAAGACTTGCACACATATGCCGCGTATTGCAGGGACGCGCATTGAGAGAAGAGGAGGTTGTGCATGCCCTAAAGCAGCATGGAATAGAGGCGCACCAAGTTGCTCCGCTGCTTGGGCATCTTGTTGCTGCACAAAGAATCACATGTATGCCTGCCGTAAGGAGAGCAGCCGGACAAGAGGGAGAGAAGGGGGAAGAGCGCTCTTTCCCTTTTTTTCATCGCCTTAAAAACCTGATCGGTATGAAGCAAGCAGAACAGATAACAAGAGAAGGATACGTCTGCAGCCGGTGTGGTGCAGATGGAGAGAATATGCACGTGGTACACTGTGCGCGATGTCATGGCCCATGTGCCTATTGCCGTCGTTGTATAACGATGGGGCGCAGCAGTTGTTGTGTGAATTATTATACATTTCCATCATTACAGCAATCGCCAGCTAGTGGAAGAAAGATAAGTACAATGGAGGCGCTTCATGCGTATCCGCAGTTAACAGAAGCGCAGCGTATGGCTGCCAGTGAGATGCTTTCCTTCTACGAGAGAGATGATGCAGGTGAATTTCTCGTCTGGGCAGTCTGCGGTGCTGGAAAGACAGAAGTAATGTTTCCGCTGCTGCATTATTTGCTAGCGGGGGGACGGCGGGTGTTATGGGCGACGCCAAGACGCGATGTCGTGCTTGAATTGGCGCCGCGTTTGCGTCGAGCCTTTCCTAGCTATCCTCTGGCCGTGCTGCATGGAAAGACCCCGGCTGAAGAAAAATGGAGTCCTGCCGGATTCGCGCTTGCGACAACGCATCAGTCCCTTCGCTTTTACCGCTGGTTTGATGCCGTCATTATTGACGAAGTGGACGCTTATCCCTACACGGCAGACGAGATGCTGTCTTTTGCTGTGCAGCGTGCCCGGACATTGCCCGGCAAGACCATCTATCTAACAGCAACTCCTCGTTCTGATTATCAGAAGCGCATGCAAAAGCCCAGCAGCCACAAGGCTTTTCTTCCTCATGTCAAAATCCCGGTTCGCTACCACGGACACCTGCTTCCGGAACCAGGCATGTGCCGGGAACGAAAATTAAACGATCGTTTAAATGCCAAAAAACCTATCGCAACCCTGCTTTCTTTCCTGGATTACGTAGAAAAGGAGAACGTTCCTGCCTTTATTTTTGCTGCGGCGATCCGCCAGCTTCCCATACTGTATCAGTACATCCTCATCCAGCGCGCGAATTGGCAGGAAAAAATTGCGGCTGTTCATGCCTCTGATCCAAAGAGAGAGGAGAAGGTAATGAAGCTTCGAGAAGGCAAGCTGCAGATCCTTCTTACGACAACCATTATGGAACGAGGCGTTACACTTCCGGGGATTCAAGTATTGGTGTATCAGGCAGATGCGCCCGTATTTGATGAATCGGCATTGGTTCAGATTGCCGGACGTGCTGGGCGTTCGGCGGCTGCACCAGACGGGCAGGTGATTTTTATGGCGGAAGAAGTGACCGATGCAATGAAAGCGGCCTGCCGTCAGATTCGTGAGATGAATCGTCTAGCGCATAGGCAGGGATATATACAGTAA
- a CDS encoding AbrB/MazE/SpoVT family DNA-binding domain-containing protein — protein sequence MRKNSQIKVDEDGSVVLPKEMMKEIGIGPRDLVEFDLVEDGIVSIRLYRNSKEQPACEQTGRQRVAEQEEEYVRLADKTVKSSE from the coding sequence ATGAGAAAAAATTCACAAATTAAGGTGGATGAGGACGGGAGCGTGGTTTTGCCAAAGGAAATGATGAAGGAGATAGGAATTGGACCCCGGGATTTGGTTGAATTTGACCTGGTTGAAGATGGAATCGTATCGATACGGCTGTACAGAAATTCTAAGGAGCAGCCGGCTTGTGAGCAAACTGGAAGGCAGCGAGTGGCTGAGCAGGAAGAGGAATATGTTCGTCTGGCTGATAAAACGGTAAAGAGTTCGGAGTGA